TTAGGGATGGATCTGGCCGGCACCGCCCAACGCTGGCCCGGCTCGGCCGTGGCCGGCGCGTCCTTGCAGGACGAATGGTTCGGTGCGGCGATGCAGTTGCTCTCAGTGCAAACCCGTTCGCTGCCGCGGCGAGGGAACGCCATGTTTGGATTGCCGATATCGCGTTACATCAGCGTGGCCAGCGGAGCGGGCTATGCGCATGGTGACGCGGACGCGCAACGCCGTGTTGGCGCATCGGCGACGGGATGGATGCAGGCCAGCCGGATGTCGCTGGCCGAGGCTGAGCGGATGCAGCGTCAGGTCGGCAAGGTCGAAGCCCCCTGGGGGCGGCCCCCGATGTCGCTGGATTGGCTTTCGGCCTGGGGCGATGTGGCGCCCAATGATCGGCTTGGCAAGCGAGCGGAGGACGAAAGATGAAGCAAGTCGGGATTTTTCCCAAGCGGCGCGGCACGTGGCGTCGGGTTGGTTTGCTTGCGGCGGGGGCTGGTCTTTGCGGGGTATCGATGCTGTTGCCTCAGCGCGTGGGCGCGTCAGCCGGCGTCTCCAGTCTCGAGGCGCTACGACTGCCCGCAGGTGCCGTGCGTGAACGCATCGCAGACCGGATGTGGCTGCATGGGATGCCGGTGCAGGTGTGGGTGTTCGACGTGCCGCAACGCCCGTCGGCTTTTGCCAAGGCGCTGACTGCGCAACAGCCTGCGTTGGCCGATCTGCACGTGCTGCCCGGGCAACTCATCTTGTCCGGCCGCGTTGGCAATGACCGTTGGGTGGCGCAAATGGAAAGGGCTGGCGCGGACCGCACGGTCGGCAGCCTGTCGGCCGTCAGTGTTCGCGCGGCCCCCACCGCGCAGTTGCCAGGCTGGCTGCCGAAGGGCGCGCGCGTCAGATCTGACGTCGCCGTGATGGAGTCCGGCGTCAAGGTTTCCGACCGTATCTGGCAGTACGCCGTGCCCCCACAAAAACTGGCCGAACTTCTGGATGCCGGCCTGCGGCGGGCGGGATGGGATCGGCAAGATGATGGCGCCGGACACTGGTGGGTGCGCGAACGCGAGCGGATGAAGCTGTGGTTGATTTCCGTGGACGGCGGAAGCGGGCTGCGCGCTCTTGGGTGGGCGCCATGAAACTCTGGATATCTCGCGGCGCCGCGCGGCTGCGCCGTACCGGTGTGTATGGATTGGCAGTGCTGGCGGGACTGGTTGCCGCCTGGGCCGTGCGGGAACACGTCCAGCAGCGTGTCCAGGCGCTGGAAGCCGAGGCGCACACCCCGCTCGTCAGCCGTCTGGTGGCGGCCTACGACTTGCCGGCCGGCACGCTGCTCGAAGACGTGCACCTTGCCGTGCGCAAGATACCTCAGCCCTGGGCGCCTGGCGCCAGCGTCGATCCGCTTGAGGTCGGCAGCGTGATTGGCGCCACGCTTCTCGCCGATGTGGCGCATGGCGAACCCTTGCTGAGAAGCTTCATGACGCTCGAAGCGCCGCAGCCGTCGCTGTCGGCGCGGCTTCGGGCGGGCCAGCGCGCCCTCACGGTAGCCGCCATGGACCTGGGCGGGCTGGCGGACATGCTGAAGGGGGGCGATGCGATCGACATCTACGTGACCTTCAATCACCGCCAACGCGAGCTTACCGTGCCGGTGCTGCAGCGCATGCACGTCCTGACAGTCGGGGGCGAGGACGGCGCGGGCAACATCACCTTGGCCGCAACGCCCGACGAAGCCATGCGATTCATCGCCGCGCGGCAGGCTGGGGTGCTGACTGCGATGCTGAGGCATCGCGATGACGCAGCTTCTGTGAACCCCGCCGCCCAAAGCGACCTCGCCTCGCTCATCGGATTGAACCCTGAACCCACGCCCGCGCCTGGTGTCGCCATTCTTTATGGCGACCGCCTGGATGCGCAGACAAGTTTCGATGCGGATCATCCATGACACGAATGAAAACCCTCTTGGGCATCGTGCTGTGCCTGGTTTGCCTTCCCGCGTGGTCCGACACGCAGACGCTGGAGCTGCAAGTCGGCGAGACCCGCGTGCTGCCCCACCCGGGCGTGAGGCGGGTTGCCATCGGCAATAGCCAGGTAGTCAGCGCCGTGGCGGCCGAAGGGCGCGAGGTCGTGGTGTTCGCGCGGGCGGAAGGCGTGTCGTCCGTGCATGTCTGGGCAGGCCGCGATCGCAT
The DNA window shown above is from Achromobacter spanius and carries:
- a CDS encoding TadE/TadG family type IV pilus assembly protein; amino-acid sequence: MIRRVANERGQAVVEALLMLPLMAVLLWAVSDIGAMQFSAQRTSQASRQAVMAAALGQPVATLRAPLGMDLAGTAQRWPGSAVAGASLQDEWFGAAMQLLSVQTRSLPRRGNAMFGLPISRYISVASGAGYAHGDADAQRRVGASATGWMQASRMSLAEAERMQRQVGKVEAPWGRPPMSLDWLSAWGDVAPNDRLGKRAEDER
- the cpaB gene encoding Flp pilus assembly protein CpaB, producing MKLWISRGAARLRRTGVYGLAVLAGLVAAWAVREHVQQRVQALEAEAHTPLVSRLVAAYDLPAGTLLEDVHLAVRKIPQPWAPGASVDPLEVGSVIGATLLADVAHGEPLLRSFMTLEAPQPSLSARLRAGQRALTVAAMDLGGLADMLKGGDAIDIYVTFNHRQRELTVPVLQRMHVLTVGGEDGAGNITLAATPDEAMRFIAARQAGVLTAMLRHRDDAASVNPAAQSDLASLIGLNPEPTPAPGVAILYGDRLDAQTSFDADHP